In Lysinibacillus sp. FSL M8-0337, the following proteins share a genomic window:
- a CDS encoding DUF1456 family protein, whose protein sequence is MTNNDILIRLRYALDIKNTDMVEIFKLGGMKYTKEDVLNMLIKIKDDEEDIPENYIKCNNKMVEAFLNGLITFKRGPQQSKQGQQEGPPPVTGKESPNNMLLKKVKIAMALTTEDMLDILYEGGVTVSKGELGAILRNPSHRNYKECGDRFVRNFLKGLTYKYRD, encoded by the coding sequence ATGACGAATAATGATATTTTGATTCGTTTACGATATGCACTAGATATTAAAAATACGGATATGGTAGAAATTTTTAAGCTGGGTGGCATGAAATACACAAAAGAGGATGTATTAAACATGCTTATCAAAATTAAAGATGATGAAGAAGATATCCCAGAGAATTACATTAAATGTAATAATAAAATGGTAGAGGCATTTTTAAATGGTTTAATTACATTTAAACGTGGCCCTCAACAATCAAAACAAGGTCAACAAGAAGGACCACCACCGGTTACAGGGAAAGAAAGTCCGAATAATATGCTTTTGAAAAAAGTAAAAATTGCAATGGCTTTAACAACGGAAGATATGCTTGATATCTTATATGAAGGTGGCGTAACAGTATCGAAAGGTGAGCTAGGTGCGATTTTAAGAAATCCTAGTCACCGCAATTATAAAGAATGTGGCGATCGCTTTGTGAGAAACTTTTTAAAAGGGTTAACATATAAATATAGAGATTAA
- a CDS encoding sodium:solute symporter family protein, producing the protein MLNILIFSLYLIFIYYIGYKGYKRVNTAEDLIVAGWSMPLSVVTGSLIAALLAAPFFFAAVGSGYTSGGFEGSATMGGLGTCMILGALIWTKPLRRLKGWTLADYYGLRYGSKKLGAYTGIVMAIAFGIFNAAALTVGGTYIIQQLLQIDFVPAALLFVSLTALYSVIGGLWAVAYTEIVQGALAVAGILGITIFVFIYYPDVTFNPEWWNISELFNKAGAEFWTLYLVLALGDIPAVDLGQRVAAAKSPKVAQRSMIIAGLVIIAISWIPGMLGEAFKTIYPNSTNPETLMLAFAQGYFPPLLAAIFLTAMAAMGMSTVAACYVATSGIITKNIYLDFINRNPNPKTLLRFSRLVILSSAVLGLILAVSFQKVIDLAYLAWDVIFVTIFWPIVLGPFWKRVSTPAVWASISVGLIYYIITTLTFVPSLSIQSEGFIGLINELWQAPVFSGVVISGITIVIVSLLVPPSQHVLDMHKIEKDKTLDNVGSKDELMKQ; encoded by the coding sequence ATGTTGAATATTTTAATCTTTAGCTTGTACTTAATTTTTATTTATTATATTGGTTATAAGGGGTATAAGCGCGTGAATACGGCAGAAGATTTAATCGTAGCCGGTTGGAGTATGCCTCTCTCAGTAGTTACGGGAAGTTTAATTGCGGCTTTATTAGCCGCTCCGTTCTTTTTTGCCGCTGTCGGCTCTGGTTATACGAGTGGTGGCTTTGAGGGATCAGCGACTATGGGTGGTTTAGGTACCTGTATGATTCTTGGTGCGCTTATATGGACAAAACCGCTTAGAAGATTAAAAGGATGGACATTAGCAGACTACTATGGCTTAAGATATGGTAGTAAAAAGTTAGGGGCTTATACAGGGATTGTAATGGCTATCGCCTTTGGGATCTTTAATGCAGCAGCTTTAACTGTTGGTGGAACGTATATTATCCAACAATTGCTGCAAATAGATTTTGTTCCAGCAGCATTATTATTTGTATCGTTAACAGCACTGTATTCAGTAATTGGCGGTTTATGGGCTGTAGCCTACACAGAAATCGTACAAGGTGCGCTAGCAGTAGCTGGTATTTTAGGAATTACCATTTTTGTGTTCATTTATTATCCTGATGTGACGTTTAATCCAGAGTGGTGGAATATAAGTGAATTGTTTAATAAGGCTGGAGCTGAATTTTGGACGTTATATCTTGTATTAGCGCTTGGTGACATCCCTGCTGTTGACTTAGGTCAAAGGGTGGCGGCCGCAAAAAGCCCGAAAGTAGCACAACGCAGTATGATTATCGCTGGTCTCGTTATTATAGCGATTAGTTGGATTCCAGGTATGTTAGGTGAAGCATTTAAGACAATTTATCCTAATAGCACAAATCCTGAAACGTTAATGCTAGCATTTGCACAAGGATACTTTCCTCCTCTTTTAGCTGCAATCTTTTTAACGGCAATGGCAGCGATGGGAATGTCGACTGTTGCCGCATGTTACGTTGCAACTTCTGGTATTATCACAAAGAATATTTATTTAGACTTTATTAATCGTAATCCTAATCCTAAAACTTTATTGAGATTTTCTAGACTTGTGATTTTAAGCAGTGCAGTATTAGGCTTAATATTGGCAGTTAGCTTTCAAAAAGTAATTGATTTAGCTTACTTAGCTTGGGACGTAATATTCGTGACGATTTTTTGGCCAATTGTCTTAGGTCCATTTTGGAAGCGGGTCAGTACGCCAGCTGTCTGGGCAAGTATATCGGTCGGGCTTATCTATTATATAATCACAACACTAACTTTTGTACCTAGTTTATCCATACAGTCTGAAGGCTTTATAGGTTTAATAAACGAATTATGGCAGGCACCTGTTTTCTCTGGAGTTGTCATTTCAGGTATAACGATTGTAATTGTCAGTTTGCTTGTGCCTCCTTCACAACATGTGCTTGATATGCATAAAATTGAAAAAGATAAAACATTAGATAATGTAGGTAGTAAGGATGAGCTAATGAAACAATAA
- a CDS encoding 3-oxoacyl-ACP reductase family protein: MENNLAEKNVLITGSSKGIGKAIALAFAKQSANVFINYIGDDQEAEEVRAQAEKLGVRAYKYRADVSDSHQVQDMFRYMDKHLGQIDILVNNAGFAQASSVLDLTDEQWDRMIKVHLYGCFYNCREAAKRMKERNKGKIINISSDIGSLGCEEFTHYSAAKGGINAFTKALARELAPNILVNAVAPSGTLTDILQEFGENYIEEESAKYPLKRLAQPEEIAKSVLFLASDNADFYTGQILTPNGGVVMNG; the protein is encoded by the coding sequence ATGGAAAATAATTTAGCAGAAAAAAATGTTCTGATTACGGGTTCTAGTAAGGGCATCGGAAAAGCAATTGCACTTGCATTCGCAAAACAAAGTGCCAATGTATTCATTAACTATATTGGTGACGATCAAGAAGCAGAAGAAGTGCGAGCACAGGCTGAAAAACTAGGTGTGCGTGCTTATAAATACCGTGCTGATGTATCAGACTCTCATCAAGTACAGGACATGTTCCGATACATGGACAAGCATCTAGGGCAGATTGATATTCTTGTCAATAATGCAGGATTTGCCCAAGCTTCTAGCGTGCTAGATTTAACAGACGAACAATGGGACAGGATGATTAAAGTACATCTTTATGGATGTTTTTATAACTGCCGAGAAGCAGCGAAACGCATGAAGGAAAGAAACAAAGGCAAGATTATTAATATTTCTTCAGATATTGGTAGTTTAGGTTGTGAAGAGTTTACGCATTACTCAGCTGCAAAAGGCGGCATTAATGCATTTACAAAAGCTTTGGCAAGAGAATTAGCGCCCAACATATTAGTAAACGCTGTAGCTCCTAGTGGGACACTCACAGATATCCTACAAGAATTTGGAGAGAACTATATTGAAGAGGAATCCGCAAAGTATCCATTAAAACGCTTGGCACAGCCTGAGGAAATCGCAAAAAGTGTACTTTTTTTAGCCTCTGACAATGCTGATTTCTATACAGGTCAAATTTTAACGCCTAATGGTGGAGTAGTAATGAATGGATAA
- a CDS encoding HAMP domain-containing methyl-accepting chemotaxis protein — translation MQFLKNVSLKNKLLLTVSIIVLLLISIITTQSISELNKRMNVDLEQELKSVGILTAMNLDSDQIKHLLTEKGESNPDFKNLQKQLDMIQEEQGIMSWSYIWDMKDKGVNPIGYTSNLNEVYEAGEIFEELADEHVATAKRAIDNNQSEVTNVFEDQYGAWRTVFTPIKDDNGKIIALLGIDYSADYINTIIKTSMTKQIAIAVVGLIILLILLYIIIDRLLKPLKKVVDVANQVANGELHHVELEITKDEIGNLSQSIQTMVTNLQHIILNIRNTSNHVSSAASQLTVNAGESYNSSTDIAKDMRRINENAEAAMVMTEETAAAMEETATGIQQIADSANTAAESSIAASLASERGDKVVQQVISQMELINGSVEQIGKTINGLHVNTNKISDIVSLITAIADQTNLLALNAAIEAARAGEHGKGFAVVADEVRRLAEQSSQSATEIYNLISTIQSDSNASIVVMEKGKADVKTGMEYTDEVGEIFKEILTSSEEVASQIREISAASQQISASSEEVAASVNNIKQSAELSSEFSSNVSKATQEQLTTMQEVKEASSSLGITAQELQALVAKFKLENDENGK, via the coding sequence ATGCAATTTTTAAAAAATGTTTCATTGAAAAACAAATTATTACTTACAGTTTCTATTATTGTTTTACTGTTGATTTCTATCATCACAACGCAAAGTATTAGTGAGCTAAACAAAAGAATGAATGTAGATTTGGAACAAGAGTTAAAAAGTGTTGGTATATTGACAGCTATGAATCTCGATAGTGATCAGATTAAACATTTATTAACTGAAAAAGGGGAAAGTAATCCCGATTTTAAAAATCTCCAAAAACAGCTAGACATGATCCAAGAAGAGCAAGGGATAATGAGCTGGAGTTATATTTGGGATATGAAAGATAAAGGTGTTAATCCGATAGGGTATACATCCAACTTGAATGAGGTATATGAAGCTGGTGAGATTTTCGAAGAGTTAGCAGATGAACATGTAGCAACAGCTAAGCGTGCAATTGACAATAATCAGTCTGAAGTGACGAACGTATTCGAAGATCAATATGGTGCTTGGAGAACAGTATTTACCCCTATTAAAGATGATAATGGCAAAATAATTGCTTTGTTAGGTATTGATTATTCCGCAGATTACATAAATACGATCATCAAAACAAGCATGACAAAACAAATTGCAATCGCAGTTGTTGGTTTGATTATTTTACTAATTTTACTTTACATAATTATCGATCGACTATTAAAGCCTCTTAAGAAAGTAGTCGATGTTGCAAATCAAGTGGCAAATGGTGAATTGCATCATGTTGAATTAGAAATTACGAAAGATGAAATAGGGAATTTATCGCAATCTATTCAAACGATGGTTACCAATTTACAACATATTATTTTAAATATTAGAAATACTTCTAATCATGTTTCTTCTGCTGCAAGTCAGTTAACTGTCAATGCAGGAGAGTCGTATAACAGTTCTACCGATATTGCAAAGGATATGAGACGTATAAATGAGAATGCGGAAGCAGCTATGGTAATGACAGAAGAAACTGCTGCAGCTATGGAGGAAACAGCAACAGGAATTCAACAAATAGCCGATTCAGCAAATACAGCTGCCGAATCATCTATAGCAGCGTCTCTTGCATCTGAACGTGGAGATAAAGTCGTGCAACAAGTTATATCCCAAATGGAGCTAATTAATGGTTCAGTAGAACAAATTGGCAAAACGATTAATGGCTTACATGTTAATACGAATAAAATTAGCGATATTGTGAGTCTTATTACAGCAATTGCGGATCAAACTAACCTACTTGCTCTAAACGCGGCTATTGAAGCAGCAAGAGCAGGAGAACATGGTAAAGGGTTTGCAGTTGTAGCAGATGAAGTGAGAAGGTTGGCAGAACAATCATCCCAATCAGCAACAGAAATTTATAATCTTATTAGTACGATTCAATCCGATTCAAATGCTTCCATTGTTGTGATGGAAAAAGGAAAAGCAGATGTAAAAACTGGTATGGAATATACAGATGAAGTAGGGGAGATCTTTAAAGAAATTCTTACATCATCGGAAGAAGTCGCAAGTCAAATTCGTGAAATTTCAGCAGCTTCTCAGCAAATATCTGCTTCGTCGGAAGAAGTTGCAGCGTCTGTAAATAACATTAAACAATCAGCGGAGCTTTCATCAGAGTTTTCATCTAATGTCTCAAAAGCGACACAGGAACAATTAACGACGATGCAAGAAGTGAAAGAGGCTTCTTCTTCTTTAGGAATAACAGCACAAGAATTACAAGCACTTGTAGCAAAATTCAAATTGGAGAATGATGAAAATGGAAAATAA
- a CDS encoding methyl-accepting chemotaxis protein, whose product MNRLFQFKTIKARLLSTFIMLLVLFACFTTYTYFSNTNMEKQAKVLVEEDLMVLTASKNLAMSTSVRLSAALSYVVSGDEKYIETFNEYRKIAEDNNLIVEKYENTPERKKLVEMAREWSNRVNSEVFEVYKQGDKQLALENLTAINHLVTEVRAGYEEVADKRAEAITKVGNDVVSTSSSNKTIGVIASIILSLAGILIAIFTASRISKPISIVSHRMRELADGNLRNEKFTVTHQDEIGHLMLSANDLNEKLKDTISSIHNVSETVAASSEELAQSSNEVQTGTEQISYTMQELATGTETQASTASDLAETMTTFQRHIHETTQEGIELKEHSGQVHELTNTGKTLMVQSTQQMATINDIVLDSVKKVEGLNEQSAEISKLVSVIDEISNQTNLLALNAAIEAARAGEHGKGFAVVADEVRKLAEQVQFSVTDISTIVHRIQSETGNVTNSLQSGYEEVRKGTAQLNQTNHTFDQISQAIEDMNNNINVISNNLTKISQHSEAINGSIDEMASISQESAAGVEQTTATVEETAATMDEISKSANQLAEMAEELNTQLQKFTL is encoded by the coding sequence ATGAATCGTTTATTTCAATTTAAAACAATTAAAGCACGTTTATTAAGTACATTTATTATGTTATTAGTATTATTTGCTTGTTTTACTACGTATACTTATTTTTCAAATACAAACATGGAGAAACAGGCTAAAGTCCTCGTTGAAGAAGATTTAATGGTGTTAACTGCAAGTAAAAATCTAGCAATGTCTACGAGTGTCCGATTATCTGCAGCCTTAAGTTATGTTGTATCTGGTGATGAAAAATACATAGAGACGTTTAATGAATACCGTAAAATTGCTGAAGATAATAACCTTATCGTTGAAAAGTATGAAAATACGCCAGAAAGAAAAAAGCTGGTAGAAATGGCTCGTGAATGGAGCAACCGAGTAAATAGTGAAGTATTTGAAGTATACAAGCAAGGTGATAAACAATTAGCATTAGAAAATTTAACAGCTATCAATCATCTTGTAACTGAAGTGCGTGCTGGCTATGAAGAAGTAGCTGATAAACGCGCAGAAGCCATTACGAAGGTCGGCAATGATGTCGTATCAACAAGTTCAAGCAATAAAACAATCGGGGTTATTGCAAGTATCATCTTATCCCTTGCAGGAATTCTTATCGCTATTTTTACAGCAAGTAGAATCTCTAAGCCTATTTCTATAGTTTCCCATCGTATGAGGGAATTAGCTGATGGAAATTTACGCAATGAAAAATTCACCGTAACCCATCAAGATGAAATTGGTCACTTAATGCTTTCTGCCAATGACCTAAATGAAAAATTAAAAGATACGATCAGCTCTATTCATAATGTATCAGAAACGGTAGCTGCAAGCAGTGAGGAATTAGCGCAATCTTCTAATGAAGTTCAAACAGGTACAGAACAAATTTCTTATACAATGCAAGAGCTTGCCACTGGAACAGAAACACAAGCCTCTACAGCTAGTGATTTAGCTGAAACCATGACAACGTTCCAACGCCATATTCACGAAACAACGCAAGAGGGTATTGAGTTGAAAGAGCATTCGGGGCAAGTGCATGAATTAACAAACACAGGTAAAACATTAATGGTTCAATCTACACAACAAATGGCAACTATTAATGACATTGTGTTAGATTCCGTAAAAAAGGTAGAAGGTTTAAACGAACAGTCTGCTGAAATCTCAAAGTTGGTTTCTGTAATTGATGAAATTTCTAACCAAACGAATTTGCTTGCTTTAAATGCTGCCATTGAAGCCGCACGTGCAGGAGAGCATGGCAAAGGCTTTGCAGTGGTTGCCGATGAAGTGCGTAAGCTAGCAGAACAAGTACAATTCTCTGTGACAGATATTTCAACAATTGTTCATCGTATTCAAAGCGAAACAGGCAATGTAACAAATTCCCTTCAATCTGGTTATGAAGAAGTAAGAAAAGGAACAGCACAATTAAATCAAACAAATCATACTTTCGATCAAATTTCCCAAGCGATAGAGGATATGAATAACAATATTAATGTGATTTCAAATAACTTAACAAAAATTTCCCAACATTCCGAAGCGATTAATGGTTCAATTGATGAAATGGCTTCTATTTCACAAGAATCCGCTGCTGGTGTTGAGCAAACAACGGCCACTGTTGAAGAAACGGCAGCAACAATGGATGAAATTTCAAAGAGTGCCAATCAATTAGCTGAAATGGCTGAAGAGCTAAACACACAACTACAAAAATTCACACTTTAA
- a CDS encoding alpha/beta-type small acid-soluble spore protein, which yields MANKNRSSNKLQVPGVQEAVNQMKYEIAQEFGVQLGPDASSRANGSVGGEITKRLVEMAEKRQK from the coding sequence ATGGCTAATAAAAATCGAAGTTCCAATAAACTTCAAGTTCCTGGTGTACAAGAAGCTGTTAATCAAATGAAATATGAAATCGCACAAGAGTTCGGCGTACAACTTGGGCCAGATGCTTCTTCTCGCGCGAACGGTTCCGTAGGTGGAGAAATCACGAAACGACTTGTAGAAATGGCTGAAAAAAGACAAAAATAA